The following proteins are co-located in the Heliorestis convoluta genome:
- a CDS encoding AAA domain-containing protein yields MQNMANTVPSTEAKDKLLQVFRFAHALNQLRNPVQKNIDDYSWTFWLHQLPEHDSVRRGTVNQNEETDEFIFKIKRAEKTLPPKVPKELEPWISRTYMDPFQELQLNKSITIKNELDETITVSFEEERERIMKFKAWKTKYDEWQLKEKPARRSIEIFERLYNLYARLERENEQLELILGDGILYWLKTEGNTIKHPMLLQRVQVHFDPPIPEFTLTYTDHPKELYTAALRILDEVSPKVINQLQEEINNNNYHPLEEKETTEFLKSMVNQLASNGEFTGQEVPSGKRDRPQIGRDPVIFLRKRNMGMTATIEQIIEDLTEREDNLPSFLKNIVGLEERITTANEATARITLDPNGEDEQILLCKEANAEQLQIARQLESSGAVMVQGPPGTGKTHTIANLLGHLLAQGKNVLVTSHTSKALKVLREKVVEPLQPLCVSVLADDNRQQLGSAIDAITEKLSNSIPEQLDEEAEKLLAERKKVLAKLRDKREQLKSACYDEYRSIVVAGETYEPSKAARILHEGIGKHDWIPSPVTLGAPLPLAEKELKELYQLNHSISTDDKKDLILPLPNPSTLLTELEFQELVQKRKELLEQNLKHRKDLWDHSKERKYEELQELMNQLQQVLSFINQRESWKLNIIEAGKKGPLYCQPWINLLDQIKNTYEEAAKAQEKIFEYGPLIPPKLLHEETEVVLQGLLEAIKQKGKITRFDLLFKGEWKKILATVKVNGKEPSQPQHFEALLAYLKVMTARKKLIDRWERQAVTIGAPTVQEQQEPEQILYQFYQPIQNCLDWYQDKWLKMEHTLQRQGFNWDVLINESDLSFSEYQDLLKIQNAVEKKLPAIMQAEQHRIQLKEITNQINEQSKKLEKEGYSHQGIGKELYSALINSNTAEYQKAYQRLIELKTILKDYNRKNVLLQQLNNSAPAWASALMTKKEPHNQASTPGPAKEAWIWRQLRDELDRRHNISVEELQQEIEGLRKTLIEMTASLVEKKAWSAQVRRTTLKQRQALQGWKQIMRRVGKGTGIRAPQLLAEARQLMPICQTAVPVWIMPLNRMTEAFSPKENRFDVVIIDEASQSDIMALVALYLGKQIVIVGDDQQVSPMAVGERQGEVQKLIDTYLAAHNIPNAKLYDGMFSIYDLAKTTYQPVCLREHFRCVAPIIQYSNDLSYEGKIKALRDDSTTRIKPPTVAYRVEKAEINRRVNVEEAKAVASLLIACTEQQEYAKASFGVISLSGDQQAGYIDSLLQKHLSTQDYIERKIQCGNPAHFQGDERDVIFLSLVDGPDEKGGPLRRKTEGNQDLFKKRYNVAASRARDQLWVVHSLDPSNDLKEGDLRLGLIRHAEDPFSKINELKQKSKKAESEFEREVLKRLIHKGYKVTPQWHVGAYRIDMVVEGNGNRLAIECDGDKYHTLDNLEDDMNRQAILERLGWRFARIRGSQFYSDPDHRMERLYKKLSNLEIYPSFEKGQLEIDFTHDAAKEKVIIRAAEIRREWESQEEKQGWVS; encoded by the coding sequence ATGCAAAATATGGCCAATACAGTGCCATCTACAGAAGCAAAGGATAAACTGCTGCAAGTATTCCGCTTTGCTCACGCACTCAACCAACTACGAAACCCAGTGCAAAAAAACATTGACGACTATTCTTGGACTTTTTGGCTTCATCAATTACCAGAACATGATAGTGTCCGAAGAGGCACAGTCAATCAAAATGAAGAAACAGATGAATTTATTTTTAAGATAAAAAGGGCTGAAAAAACCCTACCACCGAAAGTACCCAAAGAATTAGAGCCTTGGATTTCACGCACTTATATGGATCCTTTTCAAGAGCTTCAGTTGAACAAAAGCATTACGATTAAAAACGAACTAGATGAAACCATCACCGTATCATTCGAAGAAGAACGAGAAAGAATTATGAAATTTAAAGCTTGGAAAACAAAATACGATGAATGGCAATTAAAAGAAAAACCAGCCCGCCGATCGATAGAGATTTTTGAAAGACTATATAATCTATACGCTAGATTAGAACGAGAAAATGAACAGTTAGAATTGATTCTAGGCGACGGAATACTCTACTGGTTAAAGACAGAGGGCAACACAATCAAGCATCCCATGCTGCTTCAACGTGTTCAAGTCCACTTTGACCCTCCCATACCTGAGTTTACACTTACCTATACAGATCATCCGAAAGAACTATATACTGCTGCCTTGCGAATCTTAGATGAAGTAAGCCCGAAAGTAATCAATCAACTACAGGAAGAAATAAATAACAACAACTACCATCCCCTTGAGGAAAAAGAAACAACAGAATTCTTAAAAAGTATGGTCAACCAACTGGCTTCCAATGGAGAATTTACAGGTCAAGAAGTACCCAGTGGAAAAAGAGATAGACCGCAAATAGGCAGAGACCCTGTAATATTTCTTCGCAAGAGAAACATGGGCATGACTGCAACCATAGAACAGATCATTGAAGATTTGACAGAAAGAGAAGATAATCTTCCAAGCTTTCTAAAAAACATTGTTGGCTTAGAGGAAAGGATAACAACAGCCAATGAAGCAACAGCAAGAATTACTTTGGATCCCAATGGAGAAGACGAACAAATCCTTTTATGTAAAGAAGCGAATGCCGAACAACTTCAAATTGCCAGGCAACTGGAGAGTTCAGGCGCTGTGATGGTACAAGGACCACCGGGAACAGGGAAAACCCATACGATAGCAAATCTATTAGGGCATCTATTAGCACAAGGTAAGAATGTACTCGTTACCAGCCATACATCGAAAGCCTTAAAAGTATTGAGGGAGAAAGTTGTAGAACCACTGCAACCCCTCTGCGTCAGTGTCCTTGCTGATGACAATCGTCAACAATTGGGCAGCGCCATTGATGCAATAACAGAAAAACTATCGAACTCCATTCCAGAACAGCTCGATGAAGAAGCGGAAAAGCTTTTAGCAGAACGGAAAAAAGTTCTTGCAAAACTACGAGATAAGAGAGAGCAACTAAAGTCTGCTTGCTACGATGAATATCGCTCCATCGTAGTCGCCGGAGAAACCTATGAACCATCGAAAGCAGCACGCATACTGCACGAAGGCATAGGGAAGCATGATTGGATTCCATCACCTGTTACACTTGGAGCGCCTCTACCTCTAGCAGAAAAGGAACTGAAGGAACTATATCAGTTAAATCATTCGATCTCTACAGATGATAAAAAAGATCTGATACTTCCTCTACCAAATCCAAGTACCCTTTTAACAGAGCTAGAATTTCAAGAACTAGTTCAGAAGCGGAAAGAGCTCTTGGAGCAGAATCTAAAGCATCGTAAAGACTTATGGGATCATAGCAAGGAAAGAAAATACGAAGAACTGCAAGAACTCATGAATCAGTTACAACAAGTCCTTTCCTTCATCAATCAAAGAGAATCGTGGAAACTCAACATTATTGAAGCCGGAAAAAAAGGGCCTCTCTATTGTCAACCCTGGATTAACCTGCTCGATCAGATCAAAAATACTTACGAAGAAGCAGCAAAAGCGCAAGAAAAAATCTTCGAATACGGTCCCTTGATCCCTCCAAAGCTGCTTCATGAAGAGACGGAAGTAGTTTTACAAGGCTTACTTGAAGCAATCAAGCAAAAGGGAAAAATAACTAGGTTTGATTTATTATTCAAAGGTGAGTGGAAAAAAATCCTTGCAACAGTAAAAGTTAACGGCAAAGAACCATCCCAACCTCAACATTTTGAAGCTCTGCTTGCTTATCTAAAAGTCATGACAGCAAGGAAAAAACTTATCGATCGCTGGGAAAGACAAGCCGTAACAATTGGTGCGCCCACTGTACAGGAGCAGCAAGAACCTGAACAAATCTTATATCAATTTTACCAACCTATTCAGAATTGCCTAGATTGGTATCAAGACAAATGGCTCAAGATGGAGCATACCCTTCAAAGACAAGGTTTCAATTGGGATGTACTCATCAATGAAAGCGATCTGAGCTTTTCCGAATATCAGGACCTATTAAAGATTCAAAATGCTGTAGAAAAGAAACTCCCAGCCATTATGCAAGCAGAGCAACATAGAATTCAACTTAAAGAAATAACAAATCAAATCAATGAACAGAGTAAGAAACTTGAAAAAGAAGGGTACTCACACCAGGGGATTGGAAAAGAGCTTTACAGCGCTCTAATAAACTCAAACACTGCCGAATACCAAAAAGCCTATCAACGGCTGATCGAATTAAAAACTATACTCAAAGATTACAATAGAAAAAATGTTCTCTTACAACAACTTAACAACAGTGCTCCAGCTTGGGCTTCTGCATTGATGACGAAAAAAGAGCCCCATAATCAAGCAAGCACTCCTGGTCCTGCAAAAGAAGCATGGATCTGGCGACAGCTTCGAGATGAGTTAGATAGAAGGCACAATATATCGGTAGAAGAATTACAACAAGAAATAGAAGGCTTGCGAAAGACATTGATAGAGATGACAGCATCATTGGTAGAGAAAAAAGCCTGGTCAGCGCAAGTACGCAGAACAACCTTAAAACAAAGGCAGGCTTTACAAGGCTGGAAACAAATTATGAGAAGAGTTGGCAAAGGTACAGGCATTCGAGCGCCTCAGCTACTAGCAGAAGCCAGACAACTCATGCCTATTTGCCAAACAGCAGTGCCAGTTTGGATCATGCCTCTTAATAGAATGACTGAAGCCTTCAGTCCAAAAGAAAATCGTTTTGATGTGGTAATCATTGATGAAGCAAGCCAGTCCGATATCATGGCTCTCGTAGCTTTATACCTAGGAAAACAGATCGTCATCGTAGGAGATGATCAACAAGTCAGCCCTATGGCTGTAGGGGAAAGACAAGGAGAAGTACAGAAGCTCATAGACACTTACTTAGCAGCACACAACATTCCTAACGCCAAGCTTTATGACGGGATGTTTTCCATATATGATCTAGCCAAGACAACGTACCAACCTGTTTGTCTTAGAGAACATTTCCGCTGTGTTGCACCGATTATTCAATATAGCAATGACCTATCTTATGAAGGAAAAATTAAAGCCCTTCGAGATGATAGTACGACAAGAATCAAACCACCTACAGTAGCCTATCGAGTAGAAAAGGCTGAAATCAACAGGAGAGTCAACGTAGAAGAAGCTAAAGCAGTTGCATCCCTATTGATTGCTTGCACAGAACAGCAAGAGTATGCAAAAGCCTCTTTTGGCGTCATCTCTCTTTCAGGAGATCAACAAGCAGGATACATTGATTCCTTGCTTCAAAAACACCTTTCTACTCAAGATTATATAGAACGAAAAATCCAATGTGGCAATCCTGCACATTTTCAAGGTGATGAAAGAGACGTTATCTTCCTATCCCTTGTCGATGGTCCTGACGAAAAAGGAGGTCCCTTACGAAGAAAGACAGAGGGAAACCAAGATCTATTCAAGAAACGATACAACGTGGCGGCGAGTAGAGCTCGTGACCAATTGTGGGTCGTCCATTCACTCGATCCATCTAATGATCTTAAAGAAGGCGATCTACGACTAGGACTCATTCGCCATGCCGAAGATCCTTTTTCTAAGATCAATGAATTAAAGCAAAAGAGCAAAAAAGCAGAATCGGAATTTGAGAGAGAAGTACTAAAGCGATTAATCCATAAAGGCTATAAAGTCACACCGCAATGGCACGTAGGCGCTTACCGCATTGATATGGTAGTAGAAGGGAATGGCAACAGATTGGCCATAGAATGTGATGGTGACAAATATCACACCCTAGACAATCTAGAAGATGACATGAACAGACAGGCAATACTAGAACGATTGGGTTGGCGCTTTGCTCGCATTCGAGGAAGTCAATTCTACAGCGACCCCGATCATAGGATGGAAAGACTCTATAAAAAACTAAGCAACCTAGAAATATATCCATCCTTCGAGAAAGGACAACTAGAAATAGACTTTACTCATGATGCAGCAAAGGAAAAAGTAATCATTCGAGCCGCAGAGATTCGACGGGAATGGGAGAGCCAGGAAGAAAAGCAGGGATGGGTTTCGTAA
- a CDS encoding tryptophan-rich sensory protein: MSKWPASLWALLNLMGFIIMVSVNYLANALPIGGRTTGEVSALYPVLVTPASYAFSIWGLIYLLLAGFVILQLIPRWRNDKILECIGPWFFLSCLFNALWILLWHYLYVISATLIIVALLTTLFLIYRRMNAYAQEVQQFLGIERLLVHLPFRIYLAWVAAATLINMNVLFSVFTSGHWGMGELFLAIMTLVIALFLALYFGNRYGDIAFMLVIIWALIAIGVNQKDNSLISAIAFAFAAFLALMSLIIFRQRRR, from the coding sequence TTGAGTAAATGGCCAGCTTCTCTGTGGGCTCTATTGAATCTTATGGGCTTCATTATTATGGTATCGGTTAATTATTTGGCTAACGCATTGCCCATTGGGGGAAGGACAACGGGTGAAGTTTCTGCACTCTATCCTGTTTTAGTAACACCGGCTTCTTATGCTTTTTCTATCTGGGGGCTTATCTATCTATTACTGGCTGGTTTTGTAATCCTTCAGTTAATACCACGGTGGCGAAACGATAAAATACTTGAATGCATTGGTCCTTGGTTTTTCCTTAGTTGCCTTTTTAATGCGCTTTGGATATTGTTGTGGCATTATCTCTATGTAATATCAGCTACCTTGATCATCGTTGCTCTTTTGACTACTTTATTCTTGATATACAGAAGAATGAATGCCTATGCACAGGAAGTGCAACAGTTCCTCGGAATAGAGCGCCTGTTAGTTCACTTGCCTTTTCGTATTTATCTAGCTTGGGTTGCCGCGGCTACTCTTATCAATATGAATGTTCTGTTTTCTGTCTTCACGTCAGGTCATTGGGGAATGGGCGAGCTATTTCTAGCGATCATGACGCTTGTGATAGCTTTGTTCCTCGCTCTTTACTTTGGGAATCGTTACGGCGATATAGCCTTTATGCTTGTAATTATCTGGGCCCTGATAGCGATAGGTGTAAACCAAAAAGACAATTCACTTATCTCTGCCATCGCTTTTGCCTTTGCTGCTTTCTTGGCGCTTATGAGCTTGATCATTTTTCGGCAAAGAAGAAGATAG
- a CDS encoding type II toxin-antitoxin system Phd/YefM family antitoxin: MQIKPSASIRQNYNEIAALCKSTGEPVYLTKNGEGDLVVMDIEAFARREKMLKLREELLSVEEDRLAGRTGVTPDELDKYLEGIIDEVEHGKETSI, translated from the coding sequence ATGCAAATCAAACCATCTGCGAGCATTCGGCAGAATTATAATGAAATTGCTGCCTTGTGCAAGTCCACCGGTGAACCTGTCTACCTTACAAAAAACGGCGAGGGTGATCTAGTGGTTATGGATATAGAGGCTTTTGCCCGCCGTGAAAAAATGTTGAAATTGAGGGAGGAACTGCTGTCTGTTGAAGAAGACCGTTTGGCGGGACGCACAGGAGTAACACCCGATGAACTGGACAAATACCTTGAAGGTATTATTGATGAGGTGGAACATGGAAAAGAAACCTCAATATAA
- a CDS encoding pyridoxal phosphate-dependent aminotransferase has product MAEVSKRLQHFGESVIRRMTRVAQTYGAINLSQGFPDFDPPQQLLESLHRVSYEGPHQYAITWGAPNFREALARKQSRFMNLPIDPEKNIVVTCGSTEAMMVAMMTICDPGDKVIVFSPFYENYVADTILTGAEPIYVPLRPPTYNFDEAELRRAFEQKPKALILCNPANPSGKVFSLEELQLIAKFAEEFDTFVITDEVYEHIVYGPYVHTYFASLPGMFQRTLSCSSLSKTYSITGWRLGYVIAPPHLIDGARKIHDFLTVGAAAPLQEAAVTALNFPDDYYQDLTLQYQEKRDTFLQYLNALGLNYTNPQGAYYVMVDITPFGYQDDNRFCEWMAQEIGVAAVPGSSFFREPIHQWIRLNFAKRKETLDAAGRRLLRLKEFG; this is encoded by the coding sequence ATGGCAGAAGTGAGCAAAAGGTTGCAGCATTTTGGCGAGTCTGTAATTCGAAGAATGACACGAGTCGCTCAAACTTATGGCGCCATCAACTTATCTCAAGGATTCCCTGATTTTGATCCACCCCAGCAGTTGTTAGAGTCTTTGCATAGAGTGTCTTATGAAGGGCCTCATCAGTATGCAATCACTTGGGGAGCACCGAATTTTCGAGAAGCGTTGGCTCGTAAACAATCACGCTTTATGAATCTACCGATCGATCCAGAGAAAAATATTGTAGTAACCTGCGGCAGTACGGAGGCCATGATGGTTGCCATGATGACAATCTGCGATCCTGGAGACAAGGTCATCGTTTTTTCACCTTTTTATGAAAACTATGTAGCTGATACAATCTTAACGGGAGCTGAACCAATTTACGTCCCTTTACGTCCACCTACCTATAACTTTGATGAGGCCGAACTTCGTCGCGCCTTTGAACAAAAACCGAAAGCCTTGATACTTTGCAATCCTGCCAATCCAAGTGGAAAAGTCTTTAGCCTTGAAGAACTGCAATTGATCGCGAAATTTGCGGAAGAATTTGATACTTTTGTGATTACCGATGAAGTGTATGAGCATATTGTCTATGGGCCCTATGTGCACACATATTTTGCTTCCCTTCCTGGGATGTTTCAGCGAACCCTTTCTTGTAGTTCCCTTTCCAAAACATATTCGATCACGGGCTGGCGTCTTGGCTATGTGATTGCGCCACCTCACTTGATTGATGGTGCACGCAAAATCCATGATTTTCTAACCGTTGGCGCTGCTGCACCTTTGCAGGAAGCAGCTGTGACAGCACTTAATTTTCCTGACGACTATTACCAAGATCTAACGCTGCAATATCAAGAAAAGCGCGATACTTTTCTTCAATATTTAAACGCTTTAGGGTTGAACTACACGAACCCTCAAGGTGCCTATTACGTCATGGTAGATATAACGCCTTTTGGCTATCAAGACGACAATAGATTTTGCGAGTGGATGGCCCAGGAAATCGGTGTTGCCGCTGTGCCAGGGTCAAGCTTCTTTCGCGAGCCCATTCATCAATGGATTCGATTGAATTTTGCCAAACGCAAGGAAACATTAGATGCGGCGGGACGACGGTTGCTTCGGTTAAAGGAGTTTGGTTGA
- a CDS encoding type II toxin-antitoxin system RelE/ParE family toxin, whose protein sequence is MEKKPQYKVIVSDRARQMLAGHIRFLALKSPDAAHKVKNDLINAIRSLHIMPERFPFLEAEFIPPNKYHKMFVEKWYLILYQIKDQKVYVDYIIDCRQDYGWLVRG, encoded by the coding sequence ATGGAAAAGAAACCTCAATATAAGGTGATTGTTTCAGACCGTGCCCGTCAGATGTTGGCGGGCCATATTCGTTTTTTGGCACTTAAAAGCCCTGATGCCGCTCACAAGGTAAAAAACGATTTAATAAATGCTATCCGTTCTCTACATATAATGCCAGAACGTTTTCCCTTTCTGGAAGCAGAATTTATTCCGCCGAATAAATATCACAAAATGTTCGTAGAAAAATGGTATCTGATTTTGTATCAGATCAAAGATCAAAAGGTGTACGTTGACTATATAATCGATTGTCGGCAAGATTATGGGTGGCTGGTCCGGGGTTAA
- a CDS encoding sensor histidine kinase, whose amino-acid sequence MIGSFFILMSQEKLESPDDVRSYLYAEKLGGLLVEEYKQKDSLEEASRSVLERTEIPTEVRLEVLNEEGIVLFDNFGLREGEKVDVMEMAQLFVLSKENEPLEERMNYHIVPLIIEGKEIGLFILSYPVTIILEPLYRNMVVTFLIALFSALVVFLLLALFLSQWLLRPLQEMVTATEKIAGGDYESRLTIQSGDELGRLATAFNEMTEKLYQSRKREKELEQLRRDLVANVSHDLRTPLASIRGYVEGLLDGMADDAEKRKRYLQVIYDKALILQRLIHDLFELSRLERGILAMEKVKVPASEMLQELAEKYSHDAELVGITFQVEIEPHLPTLFVDPIRVEQVLTNLLQNAFRHASAVTLRATLEEQKIKISVEDNGEGIASSQLPYIFDRFYSGEKSRSRQRNGTGLGLAISKEIVSAHDGTIWAESEVGKGSTFSFFLPVYR is encoded by the coding sequence TTGATTGGCTCTTTCTTTATTTTAATGAGTCAGGAAAAGTTAGAATCGCCCGATGATGTACGGTCCTATCTCTATGCAGAAAAGCTAGGCGGGCTCTTGGTAGAAGAATATAAGCAGAAAGATTCTTTAGAGGAAGCATCTCGTTCTGTACTAGAACGAACTGAAATACCTACGGAAGTCCGCTTAGAGGTACTTAATGAAGAGGGAATCGTTCTTTTTGATAATTTTGGTCTTCGCGAAGGTGAAAAAGTTGATGTTATGGAGATGGCCCAACTTTTTGTATTATCGAAAGAAAACGAACCTTTGGAAGAACGGATGAACTATCATATCGTTCCCTTGATAATAGAAGGAAAAGAGATAGGGCTATTCATCTTGTCCTATCCTGTGACTATAATTCTAGAGCCTCTCTATCGCAACATGGTAGTAACTTTTTTGATAGCTCTTTTTTCAGCCCTTGTCGTTTTTCTTCTCTTAGCCCTCTTCCTGTCACAATGGCTTTTAAGACCTTTGCAAGAAATGGTCACAGCGACAGAAAAAATTGCTGGTGGTGATTACGAAAGTCGACTTACCATTCAAAGTGGCGATGAACTAGGTCGCTTAGCAACTGCTTTTAACGAAATGACGGAAAAGCTTTATCAATCTAGAAAGAGGGAAAAGGAACTAGAGCAATTAAGGCGTGATCTTGTAGCAAACGTTTCCCACGATCTTCGTACACCACTTGCTTCTATCCGAGGGTACGTGGAAGGACTATTAGATGGCATGGCCGATGATGCCGAGAAAAGAAAGCGCTATTTACAGGTCATTTATGATAAAGCCTTAATCTTACAAAGGTTGATACATGATCTTTTTGAACTATCTCGATTAGAACGAGGCATTTTGGCAATGGAAAAAGTGAAAGTCCCGGCGTCAGAAATGCTACAAGAGCTGGCTGAAAAATATAGCCATGATGCAGAACTTGTAGGCATAACTTTTCAAGTAGAAATTGAGCCTCACTTACCAACCCTATTCGTCGATCCGATTCGAGTTGAACAAGTTTTAACCAATTTACTGCAAAACGCCTTTCGTCACGCTAGCGCTGTTACTTTACGAGCTACCTTGGAAGAGCAAAAAATCAAAATTTCAGTGGAAGACAACGGTGAAGGTATCGCAAGCTCTCAATTGCCTTATATATTTGACCGTTTTTATAGCGGAGAAAAATCAAGATCGAGACAAAGAAACGGTACAGGACTGGGCTTAGCGATTTCCAAAGAAATCGTTTCAGCCCACGACGGAACAATCTGGGCTGAAAGCGAAGTAGGAAAAGGTTCTACTTTCTCTTTCTTTCTACCGGTTTATCGCTGA